A genomic stretch from Theropithecus gelada isolate Dixy chromosome 2, Tgel_1.0, whole genome shotgun sequence includes:
- the TCTEX1D2 gene encoding tctex1 domain-containing protein 2 isoform X2: MATSTGVSFLVGDGVPEAEKNSEPENTYILRPVFQQRFRPSVVKDCIHAVLKEELANAQYSPEEMPQLTKHLSENIKDKLKEMGFDRYKMVVQVVIGEQRGEGVLKRKNRYNISMASRCFWDADTDNYTHDVFMNDSLFCVVAAFGCFYY; this comes from the exons ATGGCCACGTCCACCGGGGTGTCCTTCTTGGTGGGCGACGGGGTGCCCGAGGCTGAGAAGAACTCGGAGCCGGAGAACACCTATATTCTGCGGCCTGTTTTCCAGCAGAG GTTCAGGCCCTCTGTGGTGAAAGACTGTATCCATGCTGTGCTCAAGGAGGAACTGGCAAATGCTCAATATTCTCCAGAAGAAATGCCTCAGCTCACAAAACATTTATCAGAAAAcattaaagataaattaaaag aaatggGATTTGACCGATACAAAATGGTGGTGCAAGTAGTGATTGGAGAACAAAGAGGTGAAGGAGTGTT gaaaagaaagaatcgATATAatataag CATGGCTTCTCGCTGTTTCTGGGATGCTGACACTGACAACTATACTCATGATGTTTTCATGAAT GACAGTTTGTTCTGCGTTGTAGCAGCATTTGGCTGTTTCTACTACTGA
- the TCTEX1D2 gene encoding tctex1 domain-containing protein 2 isoform X4 — protein sequence MATSTGVSFLVGDGVPEAEKNSEPENTYILRPVFQQRFRPSVVKDCIHAVLKEELANAQYSPEEMPQLTKHLSENIKDKLKEMGFDRYKMVVQVVIGEQRGEGVFMASRCFWDADTDNYTHDVFMNDSLFCVVAAFGCFYY from the exons ATGGCCACGTCCACCGGGGTGTCCTTCTTGGTGGGCGACGGGGTGCCCGAGGCTGAGAAGAACTCGGAGCCGGAGAACACCTATATTCTGCGGCCTGTTTTCCAGCAGAG GTTCAGGCCCTCTGTGGTGAAAGACTGTATCCATGCTGTGCTCAAGGAGGAACTGGCAAATGCTCAATATTCTCCAGAAGAAATGCCTCAGCTCACAAAACATTTATCAGAAAAcattaaagataaattaaaag aaatggGATTTGACCGATACAAAATGGTGGTGCAAGTAGTGATTGGAGAACAAAGAGGTGAAGGAGTGTT CATGGCTTCTCGCTGTTTCTGGGATGCTGACACTGACAACTATACTCATGATGTTTTCATGAAT GACAGTTTGTTCTGCGTTGTAGCAGCATTTGGCTGTTTCTACTACTGA
- the TCTEX1D2 gene encoding tctex1 domain-containing protein 2 isoform X3: protein MATSTGVSFLVGDGVPEAEKNSEPENTYILRPVFQQRFRPSVVKDCIHAVLKEELANAQYSPEEMPQLTKHLSENIKDKLKEMGFDRYKMVVQVVIGEQRGEGVFMASRCFWDADTDNYTHDVFMNFVLRCSSIWLFLLLSESLKSWEKT, encoded by the exons ATGGCCACGTCCACCGGGGTGTCCTTCTTGGTGGGCGACGGGGTGCCCGAGGCTGAGAAGAACTCGGAGCCGGAGAACACCTATATTCTGCGGCCTGTTTTCCAGCAGAG GTTCAGGCCCTCTGTGGTGAAAGACTGTATCCATGCTGTGCTCAAGGAGGAACTGGCAAATGCTCAATATTCTCCAGAAGAAATGCCTCAGCTCACAAAACATTTATCAGAAAAcattaaagataaattaaaag aaatggGATTTGACCGATACAAAATGGTGGTGCAAGTAGTGATTGGAGAACAAAGAGGTGAAGGAGTGTT CATGGCTTCTCGCTGTTTCTGGGATGCTGACACTGACAACTATACTCATGATGTTTTCATGAAT TTTGTTCTGCGTTGTAGCAGCATTTGGCTGTTTCTACTACTGAGTGAATCTTTGAAAAGCTGGGAAAAGACATGA
- the TCTEX1D2 gene encoding tctex1 domain-containing protein 2 isoform X1, with amino-acid sequence MATSTGVSFLVGDGVPEAEKNSEPENTYILRPVFQQRFRPSVVKDCIHAVLKEELANAQYSPEEMPQLTKHLSENIKDKLKEMGFDRYKMVVQVVIGEQRGEGVLLECSGMILAHCNLCLPGSSDSPASASRVAGITGAHHHAQHGFSLFLGC; translated from the exons ATGGCCACGTCCACCGGGGTGTCCTTCTTGGTGGGCGACGGGGTGCCCGAGGCTGAGAAGAACTCGGAGCCGGAGAACACCTATATTCTGCGGCCTGTTTTCCAGCAGAG GTTCAGGCCCTCTGTGGTGAAAGACTGTATCCATGCTGTGCTCAAGGAGGAACTGGCAAATGCTCAATATTCTCCAGAAGAAATGCCTCAGCTCACAAAACATTTATCAGAAAAcattaaagataaattaaaag aaatggGATTTGACCGATACAAAATGGTGGTGCAAGTAGTGATTGGAGAACAAAGAGGTGAAGGAGTGTT gctggagtgcagtggcatgatcttggctcactgcaacctctgcctgccaggttcaagtgattctcctgcctcagcctcccgagtagctgggattacaggtgctcaccaccacgcccag CATGGCTTCTCGCTGTTTCTGGGATGCTGA